Proteins encoded by one window of Haematobia irritans isolate KBUSLIRL chromosome 2, ASM5000362v1, whole genome shotgun sequence:
- the LOC142224780 gene encoding uncharacterized protein LOC142224780 has product MATRRKFLFNHNQIVTFCQELETQKAETLSVQLLEIKDLELERRWPQLVASYDPLILEDDKEEHDYNDVNGQKFEEACAKYQKCKESIMIAICSKTNSQQENSVDHIPPQRSAPSLKLPPCDTPPFEGDTLNAQKLYHLHHSQAIFKSYDKPVDNWDPILIHIVSSKIPDDTLRAWEDSLSNHKELPSWQQMDSFLLNRIEKLETVLDFRKPNTRENQNSKSQSFHISATNQNLKTACKKCNQNHWLMYCKQFKDLSPTDRTKFAMENKYCLNCLSPNHFKSDCISKRRCAKCKRKHHTMLHIDSKRDQTQGKFHENGSRNPTQDGPSTSKQAHENTFLNTTEPVEEVNTLFSQNESTTVLPTARIFLEHGGELFAVRALLDAGSERSFISKRVQQRLAIPMETHNAQISGLGGTDVSSCKGKCILTVKAPKSDFKIIIKALVVSSLAHLLPSRPIKTTLLNEVKGLNLADPFFHKPAPIDMIIGSDYLPFINKTGSFLQIGGLENLNLAGICQLQQFWELEEVEKPQTESDTDTWCENFYKSTTYRQNDGRYVVRLPFKQEYPHEIFLGSSLHMAFAQYVRVEKNLSKTPELKHEYDKVLREYEELGHMALKASPQKSAWWSTRRKRLPLSTTFFKRRSPFWADSAARPGEGLTKLANWVLSYPQASQILQHEVYVDDVLSGAHSIAEAKTKQDQLVKALSSAGFPPKKLTSNSKALLQSWPREDLLDEEFLNIENHSAMKTFGIRWNAMTDSFYYNAEPIEVTLNVTKRKILSAIARLFDPLGWLGPTIVIAKILMQDLWSEKLGWDDDVTSSILKRWSSFAENLQKVSDVRIQRWVQFAPRSSVQFHGFSDASEKAYCAAVYIRVLGTDGNIHVNLLVSKTKVAPIKKTTIPKLELCGAELLSRLIQQVIKDVDFEYELFLWTDSSIVLGWLQKSPQTLKTFVANRVSNILNVVNVSQWNYVKTDENPADLGSRGCAPQDLSSSQLWWHGPSWLKQPREMWPKPRTFEPTDLEVKRVATFHTTIDGEDIISRFSSLNRCLRVLCYMFRFFITHAEAEHSPVVMSYVMKKSNL; this is encoded by the exons ATGGCTACGCgtcgaaaatttctttttaatcaTAATCAGATCGTGACATTCTGCCAGGAACTTGAAACTCAAAAGGCAGAGACACTGTCGGTTCAGTTGCTAGAAATTAAAGATTTGGAGTTAGAAAGAAGATGGCCACAGCTAGTTGCGAGTTATGACCCATTAATATTAGAGGATGACAAAGAGGAACATGATTATAATGACGTTAATGGCCAAAAGTTTGAAGAAGCTTGTGCTAAATaccaaaaatgcaaagaaagCATAATGATAGCTATTTGTTCTAAAACAAATAGTCAACAGGAAAATAGTGTCGATCATATTCCGCCACAACGAAGTGCGCCTTCTCTCAAATTGCCGCCCTGCGATACTCCGCCTTTCGAGGGGGATACTCTAAATG CTCAGAAGCTGTATCACCTTCACCATAGTCAGGCTATTTTCAAGTCTTATGACAAACCCGTCGATAATTGGGATCCTATCCTCATACATATTGTCTCGTCTAAAATTCCCGACGACACGTTACGAGCCTGGGAAGATTCTTTGTCAAACCACAAAGAATTGCCTTCGTGGCAACAAATGGATTCATTCCTATTAAATCGAATTGAGAAACTAGAGACAGTACTTGATTTTCGAAAACCTAATACGAGGGaaaatcaaaattcaaaatcccAATCGTTTCATATCTCCGcgacaaatcaaaatttaaaaacagcGTGCAAAAAGTGCAATCAGAATCATTGGCTTATGTATTGTAAGCAGTTTAAAGATTTGTCACCCACTGATCGGACCAAATTCGctatggaaaataaatattgtctaaattgtcTCTCACCTAACCATTTCAAATCAGACTGCATCAGCAAGCGGCGGTGCGCAAAATGCAAGAGAAAACACCACACGATGCTACACATAGATTCGAAACGTGATCAAACGcaaggaaaatttcatgaaaatggaTCCCGAAATCCTACGCAGGATGGGCCATCAACTTCAAAACAAGCacatgaaaatacatttttgaatacCACAGAGCCGGTGGAAGAAGTTAATACACTCTTTTCGCAAAATGAAAGTACAACTGTTTTACCAACAGCGCGAATATTCTTGGAACATGGCGGAGAACTTTTTGCGGTTAGGGCACTTCTAGATGCAGGGTCAGAACGAAGCTTCATTTCCAAACGCGTTCAACAGAGGTTGGCCATCCCGATGGAGACCCATAACGCTCAGATTTCAGGGTTGGGTGGCACGGACGTAAGCAGTTGCAAGGGGAAATGTATTCTGACTGTAAAGGCTCCGAAATCCgatttcaaaattataattaaagcaTTGGTCGTATCAAGTTTGGCCCATTTGTTGCCTTCGCGGCCTATTAAGACGACACTTCTCAATGAAGTGAAGGGTTTGAACCTCGCAGACCCATTTTTCCATAAGCCAGCCCCAATCGATATGATCATCGGTAGCGACTACCTTCCGTTCATCAATAAAACGGGATCATTCCTTCAGATTGGTGGATTGGAGAATCTCAATTTGGCTGGTATCTGTCAG CTACAACAGTTTTGGGAGTTAGAAGAGGTAGAGAAACCTCAGACCGAATCCGATACAGACACATGGTGTgagaatttttataaatcaaCGACTTATCGACAAAATGACGGTCGATATGTAGTCCGACTACCCTTCAAACAGGAATATCCACACGAAATATTCCTGGGGTCTTCGCTACACATGGCATTCGCTCAATACGTTCGAGTGGAAAAGAATTTAAGTAAAACGCCAGAACTAAAGCACGAATACGATAAAGTTCTTCGCGAATATGAGGAGTTAGGTCACATGGCACTC AAAGCAAGTCCACAAAAGTCCGCGTGGTGGTCAACGCGTCGAAAAAGACTTCCACTGTCCACTACATTCTTTAAACGACGTTCTCCATTCTGGGCCGATTCTGCAGCAAGACCTGGTGAAGGTCTTACGAAACTGGCG AATTGGGTACTATCGTACCCACAAGCATCACAAATTTTGCAACACGAAGTCTATGTCGACGACGTATTATCAGGCGCTCATTCCATCGCGGAGGCCAAAACCAAACAGGATCAGCTAGTAAAAGCTCTTTCATCCGCTGGATTTCCCCCTAAGAAGCTTACTTCCAATAGTAAGGCTCTTTTACAAAGCTGGCCCCGGGAAGATCTTCTTGAcgaagaatttttaaatattgaaaatcatAGCGCGATGAAAACATTTGGCATACGATGGAATGCCATGACAGATTCATTTTACTACAATGCCGAGCCCATAGAAGTTACACTAAATGTAACGAAAAGGAAAATACTATCTGCCATTGCAAGGCTTTTCGATCCGCTCGGGTGGCTTGGGCCCACAATAGTAATCGCCAAGATCTTAATGCAAGATTTATGGAGTGAAAAGTTGGGATGGGATGACGATGTAACATCATCAATTCTGAAAAGATGGTCTTCATTTGCGGAAAATCTACAAAAGGTGTCCGACGTCAGAATTCAACGATGGGTTCAATTTGCGCCTCGCTCCTCTGTACAATTTCATGGCTTCAGCGATGCCTCTGAGAAGGCTTACTGCGCTGCGGTGTACATACGTGTTCTTGGTACTGACGGAAACATTCATGTCAATCTTCTAGTTTCGAAAACAAAAGTAGCCCCTATAAAGAAGACTACTATCCCAAAACTAGAATTATGTGGCGCCGAATTGCTCTCGCGCCTTATTCAACAAGTTATAAAAGACGTCGATTTCGAATATGAGTTATTCCTTTGGACAGATTCGTCAATTGTCCTCGGCTGGCTACAAAAATCGCCTCAGACGCTCAAGACCTTTGTGGCCAATCGCGTCAGTAACATACTTAACGTTGTTAATGTCAGTCAGTGGAACTATGTTAAGACGGACGAAAATCCCGCCGATCTTGGCTCCCGAGGATGCGCTCCTCAAGATTTATCTTCCAGTCAACTCTGGTGGCATGGGCCTTCGTGGCTAAAACAACCCCGTGAAATGTGGCCGAAGCCACGTACATTCGAACCAACAGATTTAGAAGTGAAACGAGTCGCTACTTTTCACACCACAATCGACGGAGAAGATATCATTTCAAGATTTTCGTCACTCAATCGCTGTCTACGCGTCTTATGCTatatgttcaggttttttataaCGCATGCAGAAGCAGAACACTCGCCAGTAGTAATGTCTTATGTCATGAAGAAATCGAATTTGTAA
- the LOC142223295 gene encoding myb/SANT-like DNA-binding domain-containing protein 3, which translates to MEESVQKTESRSKRPRSENWSEDDKELLKELVKMRVNAIENKNTDTNTNQAKKKAWLELEKDFNNMTSCGHRTVPQLKSQWTTIKIQAKKEMSEYRSQIRKTGGGQAPLGAPLQGNDIAIWLPNEFVVDENEFDSDITFSKNDDTLDENTFLEVEMLSDIEEEVKEEIKLNSDTLKTVKSLKKKRNLPRRNRVWQKTI; encoded by the exons atGGAGGAAAGTGTTCAGAAAACAGAAAGCCGCAGCAAACGCCCACGTTCTGAAAACTGGAGTGAAGATGATAAG GAACTATTAAAGGAGCTCGTAAAAATGAGGGTTAAcgccattgaaaataaaaatacggACACAAATACAAATCAGGCGAAAAAGAAAGCTTGGCTGGAGCTCGAGAAAGA CTTTAACAACATGACATCTTGTGGACATCGAACTGTTCCACAATTAAAATCCCAATGGACTACAATTAAAATACAAGCTAAAAAAGAGATGTCGGAATATCGATCACAAATAAGAAAGACAGGTGGAGGTCAGGCTCCCCTGGGCGCCCCATTACAGGGTAATGACATAGCGATCTGGCTACCAAACGAATTCGTGGTAGACGAGAACGAATTCGACTCCGATattactttttctaag AACGATGATACTTTGGATGAAAATACGTTTCTCGAGGTTGAGATGCTGTCAGATATTGAGGAGGAAGTGAAAGAAGAAATTAAACTCAACTCAGATACACTGAAAACAgtcaaatctttaaaaaaaaaaag AAACCTTCCGCGGAGAAATCGAGTGTGGCagaaaacaatataa